Proteins encoded within one genomic window of Nitrospina gracilis 3/211:
- a CDS encoding polyprenyl synthetase family protein, translating into MGFREVTEFFREDLLKVEQCLRDNFESSLPIVTDIGDYIMNAGGKRIRPLLLLVSSRLCGMPSNDRVIKHCCVIEYIHAATLLHDDVVDETTVRRGNETVNAKWGSDASILVGDYMIARALVLLSDDIQADIFRAFGQGSKLLVEGGLLEYSNARDILVTEEHILEVAHKKTASIMALSCQIGALLAEAGKSNEEAMVDFGNHFGIAFQLMDDAMDYDAPPEVLGKPQGTDFKEGHVTLPLLHLYQHSDKSLKREIENFIQNESLTHKELDYVLERMRETKSLEYTMDKARGHMAEAKKILFSLKFPCPEYLELMVALADHIIDRYTPSNPSLTPIS; encoded by the coding sequence ATGGGCTTTCGCGAAGTCACGGAATTTTTCAGAGAAGACCTGTTGAAAGTAGAGCAATGTTTGCGGGACAATTTTGAGTCTTCGCTTCCGATTGTGACCGATATCGGCGACTACATCATGAATGCAGGCGGCAAGCGCATTCGGCCCCTGCTGTTGCTGGTGAGTTCGCGCCTATGCGGCATGCCTTCGAACGACCGGGTGATCAAGCACTGCTGCGTGATCGAGTACATTCACGCCGCCACCCTGCTCCATGACGACGTGGTGGACGAAACCACCGTGCGACGAGGCAACGAAACGGTCAATGCCAAGTGGGGCAGCGACGCAAGCATCCTGGTGGGAGACTACATGATCGCCCGGGCCTTGGTTCTGCTTTCCGACGACATTCAGGCTGACATCTTCCGCGCTTTCGGGCAGGGTTCGAAACTTCTGGTGGAGGGCGGCCTGCTGGAATACTCCAACGCCCGCGACATCCTGGTGACGGAAGAACACATTCTGGAGGTGGCGCACAAAAAGACCGCGTCCATCATGGCGCTCAGCTGCCAGATAGGGGCGCTTCTGGCCGAGGCAGGCAAATCCAACGAAGAAGCCATGGTGGATTTCGGTAACCATTTCGGCATCGCTTTCCAATTAATGGACGATGCCATGGATTATGACGCGCCGCCGGAGGTGCTGGGCAAACCGCAGGGAACCGATTTCAAGGAAGGGCACGTCACGCTGCCCCTCCTGCACCTATACCAGCATTCCGATAAAAGCCTCAAGCGCGAGATCGAAAATTTCATTCAAAACGAAAGCCTTACGCACAAGGAGCTGGATTATGTCCTGGAACGCATGCGCGAGACAAAATCCCTCGAATACACTATGGACAAGGCGCGTGGCCACATGGCCGAAGCCAAGAAGATCCTCTTCTCCCTCAAATTTCCCTGTCCCGAATACCTGGAACTGATGGTTGCGCTTGCCGACCACATCATTGACCGCTACACTCCCTCCAATCCGTCACTCACGCCGATTTCCTGA
- a CDS encoding glycosyltransferase family 2 protein, whose translation MNERDPQISVIVPTFNRAWCLEETLASVRRQKFSSYELIVVDDASTDGTERLVKMFEGAQYIRLERNRGVSVARNAGLRRAKGQYICFLDSDDHWVENKLERQWEWMQTHPGCPACYTDEIWIRKGVRVNPAKKHRKYSGYIFQHCLPLCIISPSSIMLKREVLSRIGGFDEAMPACEDYDLWLRLTYLYPVQFLEEALIVKFGGHEDQLSARYWGMDRFRVYALEKLLVRQKPQGEARRGVLEMLVEKCGILEAGYRNRGKPSETETFLAARQHYAAMLGEEDNFAQPFFDPEFLLNVESN comes from the coding sequence ATGAATGAAAGAGACCCGCAGATTTCCGTCATCGTTCCCACGTTCAATCGCGCCTGGTGTCTGGAAGAAACACTGGCTTCGGTGCGTCGACAGAAATTTTCAAGCTACGAACTGATTGTTGTGGACGATGCTTCCACCGACGGCACGGAACGGCTGGTTAAAATGTTTGAAGGTGCCCAATATATTCGACTGGAGAGAAACCGGGGGGTGTCCGTCGCCCGCAATGCCGGGCTTCGCCGGGCGAAGGGGCAATATATTTGCTTTCTGGATTCGGACGACCACTGGGTGGAAAACAAACTGGAGCGGCAGTGGGAATGGATGCAGACTCACCCCGGCTGCCCGGCATGCTATACCGATGAAATCTGGATCCGCAAAGGCGTGCGGGTGAACCCGGCTAAAAAACACCGGAAATATTCCGGGTATATCTTCCAACACTGCCTGCCTTTATGTATTATCAGCCCCTCATCGATCATGCTGAAACGGGAGGTGTTGAGCCGTATTGGCGGTTTCGACGAGGCCATGCCGGCCTGCGAGGATTATGATCTGTGGCTGCGGCTCACGTATTTGTATCCGGTCCAGTTTCTTGAGGAAGCCCTCATTGTGAAATTCGGCGGCCATGAGGACCAGCTTTCGGCGCGTTACTGGGGCATGGACCGGTTTCGCGTGTACGCGCTGGAAAAACTGCTGGTCCGGCAGAAACCGCAGGGGGAAGCCCGCCGCGGCGTGCTGGAAATGCTGGTCGAAAAATGCGGCATCCTGGAGGCGGGCTACCGGAACCGTGGAAAGCCGAGTGAGACCGAAACCTTTTTGGCGGCGAGGCAGCACTACGCCGCTATGCTGGGAGAGGAAGACAATTTTGCCCAACCGTTCTTTGACCCGGAATTTTTACTGAATGTGGAATCGAATTAA
- a CDS encoding HEAT repeat domain-containing protein — translation MWNRINIFAVLPLLIGLAFLPLAFAAGEGGVAPKALVDKLREECRKILRITYQSEEAFVRSGTIRAAGESLDADLTDLVVEGTRDFYPTTRQFALQALEKMSTEAALPAARRLLGDSNIWVRSEALKLVADLGDKESLPVIRKQLNAPDRMVRLAAAYALYRLGKPEYYAHLVDALGAGDAVQRYQAISYLGQIGDEKSLQHLAGLLESEEPDVVVNALKAIGDKADMVLLRPLIRLSLSPHASVRSRALLAMGYLPPVAVLKELKPFCNDADPVVRLSAALSLFRLDSKDCRQIFSDLLASPDFGMRSMTARVLGKTALPERVRLLKQVLKDPVVRVRTAAVRATGMMGGAEAFQLLLPMLNDPQAVIRAYAAGNLIRVMGEKHG, via the coding sequence ATGTGGAATCGAATTAATATTTTTGCGGTGTTGCCCCTGCTCATTGGCCTGGCCTTCCTCCCGTTGGCTTTCGCGGCAGGAGAAGGAGGTGTCGCGCCCAAAGCGCTGGTGGATAAACTGCGAGAAGAATGTCGCAAGATTCTCCGCATAACCTATCAAAGCGAGGAGGCGTTTGTACGCAGTGGAACCATCCGTGCTGCGGGAGAGTCGCTTGATGCAGACCTGACGGACCTCGTGGTCGAAGGGACCAGGGATTTTTACCCGACCACGCGGCAGTTTGCCCTGCAGGCACTGGAAAAGATGTCGACAGAAGCCGCTCTTCCTGCAGCCCGGCGTCTATTGGGGGATTCAAACATCTGGGTCCGGTCGGAGGCGCTTAAACTGGTCGCAGATCTGGGTGACAAAGAATCGCTTCCTGTAATACGCAAACAATTGAACGCACCCGATCGCATGGTGCGCCTGGCTGCGGCCTACGCTTTGTACAGGTTGGGAAAACCGGAATACTACGCACATCTCGTGGATGCACTCGGCGCGGGTGACGCGGTTCAGCGTTATCAGGCCATCAGCTACCTGGGCCAGATCGGCGATGAAAAATCCCTGCAACATCTTGCGGGGCTCCTGGAATCGGAGGAACCGGACGTCGTGGTCAACGCGCTTAAAGCGATCGGCGACAAGGCGGACATGGTCCTGCTGCGTCCGCTCATTCGCCTCAGTCTCAGCCCGCACGCGTCGGTACGGAGCCGGGCGTTGTTGGCCATGGGGTATTTGCCACCCGTGGCGGTGTTGAAGGAATTGAAGCCGTTCTGCAATGATGCCGATCCGGTGGTCCGTTTGTCTGCGGCCTTATCCCTGTTCCGCCTGGACAGCAAGGACTGCCGCCAGATATTTTCGGACCTTTTGGCCAGCCCCGATTTCGGCATGCGCAGCATGACAGCACGGGTTCTGGGAAAGACCGCTCTCCCCGAACGCGTCCGGTTATTGAAGCAGGTTTTGAAGGATCCCGTCGTCCGCGTGCGAACCGCCGCTGTCCGTGCCACCGGCATGATGGGTGGGGCGGAGGCATTCCAATTGCTCCTGCCTATGCTCAACGATCCGCAGGCGGTGATCCGCGCCTATGCCGCCGGGAACCTGATCCGCGTTATGGGAGAAAAACACGGATAG
- a CDS encoding ZIP family metal transporter produces the protein MVAKTFRMLISFCAGILLGAVFFHMIPEITEVLGRQIGFPVILGFLAIYVMEKFIMVHPCEEGHCDYHKIGLAAYVGIGFHSILDGVAIGAASMLNMSVVILLAVTIHKFPAALALSSILMKGGEFSSRKVLAYMVVFALITPAAAILSTFVLEEFNPYPIGFALGVSAGTFLYISIGDLLPTVHEGDEKKLNNLICLSLGLVAMFLSMGTA, from the coding sequence ATGGTCGCAAAAACATTCCGCATGCTGATCAGTTTTTGCGCGGGAATCCTGCTGGGTGCCGTCTTCTTCCACATGATTCCGGAAATCACGGAAGTGCTGGGACGCCAGATCGGGTTTCCGGTGATTCTCGGATTTCTTGCTATCTACGTGATGGAAAAGTTCATCATGGTGCACCCGTGTGAGGAAGGCCACTGCGACTACCATAAAATCGGGCTCGCGGCATATGTGGGAATCGGTTTTCACAGCATACTTGACGGGGTGGCCATCGGCGCGGCCAGCATGCTCAACATGAGCGTGGTCATCCTGCTTGCGGTTACGATTCATAAATTTCCGGCTGCGCTGGCCTTGAGCAGTATTCTGATGAAGGGTGGCGAATTTTCCAGCCGTAAAGTTCTGGCCTACATGGTGGTCTTTGCTTTGATCACCCCCGCAGCCGCCATCCTGTCCACGTTTGTGCTCGAAGAATTCAATCCCTATCCCATTGGGTTTGCCCTGGGTGTCTCCGCGGGCACGTTTTTGTATATCAGCATCGGCGACTTGCTTCCAACTGTTCACGAAGGGGATGAAAAAAAGCTGAATAATCTTATTTGCCTTTCTCTGGGTCTGGTCGCCATGTTTCTTTCCATGGGTACCGCCTGA
- a CDS encoding ABC transporter ATP-binding protein, translated as MEHVRTFIQYMKPYKREMLIGIFALLVTDLVGMVIPWLLKQVIDLLPNDPAQSQLIGFAGWLFLAAGVQAVARYGWRRYLFGPSRKMEIDILNHLFAHFLTLDRTFFQKHEVGDLMSRATNDLRAVKDFLGLGLLVVLDAVVVIIGCLALMIYINPKLTLYALLPLPFISILFFTFIRAISIRHQSIQENLSRITSMVQENLAGIRVLHAFVQEQNEINRFDRLNRDHIDQNMSLAKMFGLFTPSLVFVIGVAAMITLWIGGKEVIDGTITLGSFVAFNGYLMMLSWPMMAIGYVINLWQKGVTAMRRIQHILDSRTALVQSEKEEGAFDIRGRIEVRRLAFSYPDSEVNALDGIDLKIEAGTSVAFIGMIGAGKSTLMQLLPRVFDAPQGSLLLDGTPISEVPAFVLRRHIGYVEQEPFLFSTTIRNNIALARPEASEEEIEAMVHCVHLTPDLERFPKGLDTVVGERGVSVSGGQKQRIALARALIRKPRILILDDAFSSLDVETESIILNNIRSVIEGTTTLIVTHRLSLARQVDRVVVLGEGKVLEDGVHAELMQKQDGVYRRIYSNQALAREMEILLK; from the coding sequence ATGGAACACGTCCGCACATTCATTCAATACATGAAGCCATACAAGCGGGAAATGCTGATCGGCATTTTCGCGTTGTTGGTGACGGACTTGGTCGGGATGGTGATCCCGTGGCTCCTCAAGCAGGTGATCGACCTTCTGCCGAACGACCCGGCGCAGAGCCAGCTTATTGGATTTGCCGGATGGTTGTTCCTCGCGGCGGGAGTGCAGGCGGTAGCCCGGTACGGCTGGCGCCGGTATTTGTTCGGTCCCTCGCGAAAAATGGAAATCGACATCCTCAACCACCTGTTCGCGCACTTCCTCACCCTCGACCGCACATTTTTCCAGAAACATGAGGTAGGTGACCTCATGTCCCGCGCGACCAATGACCTGCGCGCGGTGAAGGATTTCCTCGGCCTCGGCCTGCTGGTGGTGCTGGACGCGGTGGTGGTCATCATCGGCTGCCTCGCGCTCATGATCTACATCAATCCGAAACTCACGTTGTATGCGCTGCTGCCCCTGCCTTTCATCTCGATTCTGTTTTTCACGTTCATCCGAGCCATCAGCATCCGCCACCAGAGCATCCAGGAAAACCTGTCCCGCATCACCAGCATGGTACAGGAAAACCTGGCGGGCATCCGCGTGCTCCACGCATTCGTACAGGAACAGAACGAGATCAACCGGTTCGACCGTTTGAACCGCGACCACATCGACCAGAACATGAGCCTCGCCAAAATGTTTGGCCTGTTTACGCCGTCCCTGGTGTTCGTTATCGGCGTCGCGGCAATGATCACGCTGTGGATAGGGGGCAAGGAGGTGATCGACGGGACCATCACGCTGGGGTCGTTCGTTGCGTTCAACGGGTACCTCATGATGCTTTCGTGGCCGATGATGGCCATTGGCTACGTCATCAACCTGTGGCAGAAGGGTGTCACTGCCATGCGTCGCATCCAGCACATACTCGATTCTCGTACGGCCCTCGTGCAGTCAGAAAAAGAAGAGGGGGCGTTCGACATTCGCGGCAGAATTGAGGTGCGTCGTCTGGCGTTTTCGTATCCGGACAGCGAGGTGAACGCGCTGGACGGCATCGACCTGAAAATCGAAGCGGGTACCAGCGTTGCGTTCATCGGAATGATCGGTGCGGGAAAATCGACGCTCATGCAGCTCCTACCGCGCGTCTTCGACGCCCCACAGGGGAGCCTCCTTCTGGACGGCACACCGATTTCCGAGGTCCCGGCATTCGTGCTGCGCCGCCATATCGGTTACGTCGAACAGGAACCGTTCCTGTTTTCCACCACCATTCGCAACAACATTGCTCTCGCCAGGCCGGAGGCGTCGGAAGAGGAAATCGAAGCCATGGTGCATTGTGTGCACCTGACCCCGGACCTCGAACGGTTTCCCAAGGGACTCGACACCGTGGTGGGCGAACGCGGCGTATCGGTTTCGGGCGGGCAGAAACAACGCATCGCTCTGGCCCGGGCACTGATTCGCAAGCCGCGCATCCTGATTCTCGACGACGCCTTCTCCAGCCTCGATGTAGAAACCGAATCTATAATCCTGAATAACATCCGTTCGGTTATTGAGGGTACAACGACTTTGATTGTCACACACCGCCTGTCTCTGGCCCGGCAGGTGGACCGCGTGGTGGTTCTGGGGGAAGGAAAGGTTCTGGAGGACGGAGTGCACGCCGAGTTGATGCAAAAACAGGATGGTGTGTACCGCCGCATTTACAGCAACCAGGCGCTGGCGCGCGAAATGGAGATCCTTCTGAAATGA
- a CDS encoding ABC transporter ATP-binding protein — MNEWEETLDDRYYDWPLFTRILGYLRPYRMLVLVSVGLLLSVSLLNLAGPYLTKIAIDEHIRVDDYSGLDQIALIYLVVLVGAFVCQFFQYYTIQFIGQQVMYDLRTQVFGHLHKMSFRFFDRNPIGKMITRTVNDIEVLNEMLTSGLILVFSDLFTLVGIFFMLAYLDWRLMLVVCVVFPFLYLATNAYRTRARDALRKNRAHQTTLNTLLEENLSGMNTVQMFNQEENRRKQFTDVSGSKLREDLRSLFYNSVYLPSIDVFSAIGMGLVIWYGGGRFVQDEVELGVLVAFLQYLHKFFEPIRDLAEKFNIIQTAMASSERIFELLDTEEDLPNPAQPKPLKK; from the coding sequence ATGAACGAATGGGAAGAGACTCTCGACGACCGCTATTACGACTGGCCGCTTTTCACGCGGATCCTGGGCTACCTGCGACCCTACCGCATGCTCGTCCTGGTGTCGGTGGGCCTGCTGCTTTCCGTTTCGCTTCTCAACCTGGCGGGGCCCTACCTCACCAAGATCGCCATCGATGAACACATCAGGGTCGACGACTATTCCGGCCTCGACCAGATCGCGCTCATCTACCTGGTGGTTCTGGTTGGGGCGTTCGTCTGCCAGTTTTTCCAGTACTACACCATCCAGTTCATCGGGCAGCAGGTGATGTACGACCTGCGCACGCAGGTGTTCGGTCACCTCCACAAAATGTCGTTCCGTTTTTTCGACCGCAACCCCATCGGCAAAATGATCACCCGCACCGTGAACGACATCGAGGTGCTGAATGAAATGCTGACATCCGGCCTCATCCTCGTATTCAGCGATTTGTTCACGCTGGTCGGCATCTTTTTCATGCTGGCGTACCTTGACTGGCGGCTTATGCTGGTGGTGTGTGTGGTGTTTCCGTTTCTGTACCTGGCGACCAACGCCTACCGCACCCGCGCCCGCGACGCGCTCCGCAAAAACCGCGCGCACCAGACCACGCTCAACACCCTGCTGGAGGAGAACCTGTCGGGCATGAATACGGTGCAGATGTTCAATCAGGAGGAAAACCGCCGAAAGCAGTTCACCGATGTCAGTGGGTCAAAGCTGCGGGAAGACCTGCGGTCGCTGTTTTACAACTCCGTGTATCTGCCGTCGATCGATGTGTTCAGCGCCATCGGCATGGGCCTCGTCATCTGGTACGGCGGCGGCCGCTTCGTGCAGGACGAGGTGGAACTGGGCGTGCTGGTGGCGTTCCTACAGTACCTGCACAAGTTTTTCGAACCGATCCGCGACCTCGCCGAAAAATTCAACATCATCCAGACGGCGATGGCATCCTCGGAACGTATTTTCGAGTTGCTCGATACAGAAGAAGACCTTCCCAATCCCGCGCAACCGAAACCTCTTAAAAAATAG
- a CDS encoding ABC transporter ATP-binding protein has protein sequence MWFAYKNENYVLQDVSFSLEPGESLAIVGATGSGKTTIVNTLYRFYDIQKGRIRVDGTSLSEVDKYALRSQMALVQQDVFLFARNVMDNIRLGNTELGVEEIESIAHAVHSHHFIDNLPHKYEQTLMEGGNSLSLGQKQLLSFARALASNPRILILDEATSNVDTETEKKIQDAIQNLIQGRTSIVIAHRLSTLQHVDKVLVLRHGRVVEFGTRRELIQQKGTYYNLLKLQSDLTKST, from the coding sequence GTGTGGTTCGCGTACAAGAACGAGAATTACGTTTTGCAGGATGTGTCGTTTTCCCTGGAGCCGGGGGAGAGCCTCGCCATTGTTGGAGCGACCGGGTCCGGCAAGACCACGATCGTCAATACCCTCTACCGTTTTTATGACATTCAGAAAGGGAGGATCCGGGTCGATGGTACCTCGCTGTCCGAAGTCGACAAGTATGCGCTTCGCAGCCAGATGGCACTGGTGCAACAGGACGTTTTCCTGTTCGCCCGGAACGTGATGGACAACATCCGCCTCGGCAACACCGAACTGGGTGTTGAGGAGATTGAATCCATCGCCCACGCCGTGCACTCGCACCACTTCATCGACAACCTGCCGCACAAGTACGAACAAACCCTGATGGAGGGCGGCAACAGTCTGTCGCTGGGACAGAAGCAACTGCTGTCGTTCGCGCGGGCGCTGGCATCCAACCCGCGCATTTTGATCCTGGACGAGGCCACCTCCAACGTCGATACCGAAACCGAAAAGAAAATTCAGGACGCCATTCAGAATCTCATCCAGGGACGCACGTCCATCGTCATCGCGCACCGGCTGTCCACGTTGCAGCACGTGGACAAGGTGTTGGTCCTGCGTCATGGAAGGGTCGTCGAGTTCGGTACGCGGCGGGAATTGATTCAGCAGAAGGGCACCTACTACAACCTGCTCAAACTGCAATCCGACCTGACTAAAAGTACGTGA